A genomic window from Bos javanicus breed banteng chromosome 13, ARS-OSU_banteng_1.0, whole genome shotgun sequence includes:
- the BAMBI gene encoding BMP and activin membrane-bound inhibitor homolog, which translates to MDRHSSYIFIWLQLELCAMAVLLTKGEIRCYCDAAHCVATGYMCKSELSACFSRLLDPQNTNSPLTHGCLDSLASTADICQARQARNHSGSPLPSLECCHEDMCNYRGLQDVLTPPKGEASGQGNRYQHDGNRNLITKVQELTSSKELWFRAAVIAVPIAGGLILVLLIMLALRMLRSENKRLQEQRQQMLSRLHYSFHGHHSKKGQVAKLDLECMVPVSGHENCCLTCDKMRQADLSHDRILSLVHWGMYSGHGKLEFV; encoded by the exons GTGAAATCAGATGCTACTGTGATGCAGCCCATTGCGTGGCTACTGGTTACATGTGTAAATCTGAGCTGAGCGCCTGCTTCTCCAGACTTCTGGATCCTCAGAACACCAATTCCCCGCTCACCCATGGCTGCCTGGACTCCCTGGCAAGCACAGCGGACATCTGCCAAGCCAGACAGGCTCGCAACCACTCCGGCAGCCCCTTGCCCTCTTTGGAGTGCTGTCACGAAGACATGTGCAACTATAGGGGGCTACAGGATGTCCTCACCCCGCCCAAGGGGGAGGCCTCAG GACAAGGGAACAGGTATCAGCACGATGGTAACAGAAACCTCATCACCAAAGTGCAGGAGCTGACGTCCTCCAAAGAGCTGTGGTTCCGGGCAGCAGTGATCGCAGTTCCCATCGCTGGGGGGCTGATCCTGGTGTTGCTAATTATGCTGGCCCTGAGGATGCTGCGGAGCGAGAACAAGAGGCTGCAGGAGCAGCGGCAGCAGATGCTCTCACGTTTGCACTACAGCTTCCATGGACACCACTCCAAAAAGGGGCAGGTGGCGAAGTTGGACTTGGAGTGCATGGTGCCCGTGAGTGGCCATGAGAACTGCTGTCTGACCTGCGATAAGATGAGACAAGCCGACCTCAGCCACGACCGCATCCTGTCGCTTGTGCACTGGGGCATGTACAGCGGGCATGGGAAGCTGGAGTTCGTATGA